From Burkholderia sp. WP9, a single genomic window includes:
- a CDS encoding glutathione S-transferase family protein, producing MANTTLTISSKNYSSWSLRGWLLTRFSGLPFEEVVMPIDDPAARAELLLLSPSILVPCLVHDGIEIWDTLAIAEYLNELKPDAKLLPEDIRARAHCRSICGEMHSGFGSLRSALPMNLKAHFPGFKVWARAQSDIDRIVTIWSECLKQYGGPFLFGERTTADAMYAPVVTRFVTYDVKLDPEIVEYGQRIMALPEMQEWIADAQQEVEEIDELDVEF from the coding sequence ATGGCGAATACCACGCTCACTATCAGCAGCAAGAATTATTCGTCGTGGTCGTTGCGCGGCTGGCTGTTGACCCGGTTCAGCGGATTGCCTTTCGAAGAAGTCGTCATGCCGATCGACGATCCAGCGGCACGCGCCGAACTGCTGCTGCTGTCGCCATCGATATTGGTGCCGTGCCTCGTTCACGACGGCATCGAGATCTGGGACACGCTGGCGATTGCCGAATATCTGAACGAACTCAAACCGGACGCGAAGCTGCTGCCAGAAGACATTCGCGCACGCGCGCATTGCCGCTCGATTTGCGGCGAGATGCATTCGGGTTTCGGCTCCCTGCGCTCGGCCTTGCCGATGAACCTCAAAGCGCATTTTCCAGGCTTCAAGGTGTGGGCGCGCGCTCAATCGGACATCGACCGGATCGTGACGATCTGGAGCGAGTGCCTCAAGCAGTATGGCGGGCCGTTTCTGTTCGGCGAGCGGACCACGGCGGACGCGATGTACGCGCCCGTGGTGACGCGATTCGTCACCTACGACGTCAAACTCGATCCGGAAATCGTCGAATACGGACAGCGGATCATGGCGCTGCCCGAGATGCAGGAGTGGATCGCCGACGCGCAACAGGAAGTGGAAGAGATCGACGAGCTGGACGTCGAATTCTGA